Proteins co-encoded in one Paracoccus aestuarii genomic window:
- a CDS encoding LysR family transcriptional regulator yields the protein MDWDDLRIFLAVARAESLSGAGRRLGVDASTIGRRVARLEAAMGAALFLKTPQGYQITPEGARLIAPAEAAEQAASAAAEAVTREAGLTGQLRIGAPDGCANYLLPQVARDLCAAHPGLEVQIVALPRVVNLTRREADMAIAVSPPDTGRLVVQRLADYRLHLAGHRDYLARHPPLRGLEDLRGHRMIGYIPDMIFDRELDYLSATGVETAQISSNSVAVQMQAVRAGAGLGIVHDFAIPFAPGVERVLTDRVALKRSFWMIRHADDRASRRLTLLAEAVAQGLRAELARLEQQLSATGDGRT from the coding sequence ATGGACTGGGACGATCTGCGCATCTTTCTGGCGGTGGCGCGGGCGGAAAGCCTGTCGGGGGCGGGGCGCAGGCTGGGGGTGGACGCATCCACCATCGGCCGCCGCGTGGCCCGGCTGGAGGCGGCGATGGGCGCCGCACTGTTTCTGAAGACGCCGCAGGGATATCAGATCACGCCCGAGGGCGCGCGCCTGATCGCCCCCGCCGAGGCCGCCGAACAGGCCGCCAGCGCCGCCGCCGAGGCCGTCACGCGAGAGGCGGGGCTGACCGGGCAGCTGCGGATCGGGGCGCCGGATGGCTGCGCGAACTATCTGCTGCCGCAGGTGGCGCGCGACCTGTGCGCCGCCCATCCGGGGCTGGAGGTGCAGATCGTCGCCCTGCCGCGCGTCGTGAACCTGACCCGGCGCGAGGCGGACATGGCCATCGCCGTGTCGCCCCCCGATACCGGGCGGCTGGTCGTGCAGCGGCTGGCCGATTACCGCCTGCATCTGGCGGGGCATCGCGACTACCTTGCCCGCCATCCGCCCCTGCGCGGGCTGGAGGATCTGCGCGGGCATCGGATGATCGGCTATATCCCCGACATGATCTTCGACCGCGAGCTGGACTACCTGTCGGCCACCGGGGTCGAGACCGCGCAGATCAGCAGCAATTCGGTCGCCGTGCAGATGCAGGCGGTGCGCGCGGGGGCGGGCTTGGGGATCGTGCATGATTTCGCCATCCCCTTCGCGCCCGGCGTCGAACGGGTGCTGACCGACCGCGTGGCGCTGAAGCGCAGCTTCTGGATGATCCGCCATGCCGACGACCGGGCCTCGCGCCGGCTGACGCTGTTGGCAGAGGCGGTGGCCCAGGGGCTGCGCGCCGAACTGGCCCGGCTGGAACAGCAGCTTTCCGCGACGGGCGACGGTCGCACTTGA
- a CDS encoding CBS domain-containing protein — translation MLVKQLLSMKSDTAKPWIDSATIVTITPETTLGEAATLLAEKRIGAVVVSGDGRRPEGILSERDIVRQLGKHGTDVLSQPISGVMTRGVQTCTTGEDALTILERMTAGRFRHMPVVDDDGMMLGVISIGDAVSGRLKELAAEKEALTGMIMGS, via the coding sequence ATGCTGGTCAAGCAATTGCTGTCGATGAAATCGGACACCGCCAAGCCATGGATCGATTCGGCCACGATCGTGACGATCACGCCCGAGACGACCCTGGGCGAGGCCGCGACCCTGCTGGCCGAAAAGCGCATCGGCGCGGTCGTCGTCTCGGGCGACGGGCGCCGGCCGGAGGGGATCCTGTCGGAACGCGACATCGTGCGCCAGCTGGGCAAGCACGGCACCGACGTCCTGTCCCAGCCCATCAGCGGCGTGATGACCCGCGGGGTCCAGACCTGCACCACCGGCGAGGATGCGCTGACCATCCTGGAACGCATGACCGCGGGGCGCTTTCGCCACATGCCGGTCGTGGATGATGACGGGATGATGCTGGGCGTGATCTCGATCGGCGACGCGGTCAGCGGCCGCCTGAAGGAGTTGGCGGCCGAGAAGGAGGCCCTGACCGGCATGATCATGGGATCGTGA
- the coaD gene encoding pantetheine-phosphate adenylyltransferase — protein MRIGLYPGTFDPITLGHVDIIQRAMALVDRLVIGVAINRDKGPLFDLEERVAMVGAECDAIVARTGGEIVVHPFENLLIDCARDVGASIIVRGLRAVADFEYEFQMVGMNRALDSSIETVFMMADARRQAIASKLVKEIARLGGDVTKFVTPPIAEALTRRYG, from the coding sequence ATGCGCATCGGCCTTTATCCCGGCACTTTCGACCCGATCACCTTGGGTCATGTCGACATCATCCAGCGCGCGATGGCGCTGGTGGACCGTCTGGTGATCGGGGTCGCGATCAATCGCGACAAGGGCCCGCTGTTCGACCTGGAGGAACGCGTGGCGATGGTGGGCGCCGAATGCGACGCCATCGTGGCCCGAACCGGCGGCGAGATCGTCGTTCATCCCTTCGAGAACCTGCTGATCGACTGCGCCCGCGACGTGGGGGCCAGCATCATCGTGCGCGGCCTGCGCGCCGTGGCCGATTTCGAATATGAATTCCAGATGGTCGGCATGAACCGCGCCCTGGACAGCAGCATCGAGACCGTCTTCATGATGGCCGATGCCCGCCGCCAGGCCATCGCCTCGAAGCTGGTCAAGGAGATCGCGCGCCTTGGCGGGGACGTGACGAAATTCGTCACCCCGCCCATCGCCGAGGCCCTGACCCGGCGCTATGGCTAG
- a CDS encoding DUF2189 domain-containing protein, which translates to MARIAPGDLCWALAMGWHDFRRAPAFGLLLTAPYALTGLALTWAAPDLAVALALGFALIAPVVAVSLYEVSRRIEAAEPLDWPAIIRVLRRRGAALPVAGGLMVLALLVWLGLWQALEGAPRIAALGLLAGGAFAATVVGWPMLLDRQGGWGGRPRPRSGRWRHSPG; encoded by the coding sequence ATGGCTAGGATCGCGCCCGGGGATCTGTGCTGGGCCCTGGCGATGGGCTGGCATGATTTCCGCCGCGCCCCGGCCTTCGGCCTGTTGCTGACTGCCCCCTACGCGCTGACGGGCCTGGCCCTGACATGGGCCGCGCCGGACCTGGCCGTGGCGCTGGCCTTGGGCTTTGCGCTGATCGCCCCCGTGGTGGCCGTGTCGCTCTACGAGGTCAGCCGCCGGATCGAGGCCGCCGAGCCGCTGGACTGGCCCGCCATCATCCGGGTGCTGCGCCGGCGGGGCGCGGCGCTGCCGGTGGCGGGGGGGCTGATGGTGCTGGCGCTGCTGGTCTGGCTGGGTCTGTGGCAGGCGCTGGAGGGCGCGCCCCGGATCGCGGCTCTGGGCCTGCTGGCGGGCGGGGCCTTTGCGGCGACGGTGGTCGGCTGGCCCATGCTGCTGGACCGGCAGGGGGGCTGGGGCGGGCGGCCGCGGCCTCGGTCCGGGCGGTGGCGGCACAGCCCGGGGTGA
- a CDS encoding fumarylacetoacetate hydrolase family protein yields MKLLRHGPIGSERPGMLDAEGRVRDLSAHVPDIAGAVLTRAGLDALRALDPGALPVVEGQPQEDLRLGACVAGVGKFIGVGLNYADHAAESGMDVPTEPVLFTKWTSCIAGPDDDLAIPPGSTMLDWEVELGIVIGDGGRHIPEASALDHVAGYCVVNDISERDWQIHRGGSWDKGKGHDGFGPIGPWLVTTDEVPDPQALRLWLEVDGQMRQDGSTATMVFGVAALVAYCSRFATLMPGDIITTGTPPGVGMGQKPPVFLRAGQVMRLGIDGLGRQCQRVTG; encoded by the coding sequence ATGAAGCTGCTGCGCCACGGACCGATCGGGTCGGAACGCCCCGGAATGCTGGATGCGGAGGGGCGGGTGCGCGACCTGTCCGCCCATGTCCCCGACATCGCGGGCGCGGTCCTGACGCGCGCGGGCCTCGACGCGCTGCGGGCGCTGGACCCGGGCGCCCTGCCCGTGGTCGAGGGCCAGCCGCAGGAGGATCTGCGCCTCGGGGCCTGCGTGGCGGGGGTGGGCAAGTTCATCGGCGTGGGCCTGAACTATGCCGATCATGCCGCGGAATCCGGCATGGACGTGCCGACCGAGCCGGTACTGTTCACCAAATGGACCAGCTGCATCGCCGGCCCCGATGACGATCTGGCCATCCCGCCCGGATCGACCATGCTGGATTGGGAGGTCGAGCTGGGCATCGTCATCGGCGATGGCGGCCGCCACATCCCCGAGGCCTCGGCCCTGGATCACGTCGCGGGATATTGCGTGGTGAACGACATCAGCGAACGCGACTGGCAGATCCATCGCGGCGGCAGCTGGGACAAGGGCAAGGGGCATGACGGCTTCGGCCCGATCGGCCCCTGGCTGGTCACCACGGACGAGGTTCCCGACCCCCAGGCCCTGCGCCTGTGGCTGGAGGTGGACGGCCAAATGCGCCAGGACGGCAGCACCGCCACGATGGTCTTTGGCGTGGCGGCGCTAGTCGCCTATTGCTCGCGCTTTGCGACGCTGATGCCGGGGGACATCATCACCACCGGCACCCCGCCGGGCGTGGGCATGGGGCAGAAGCCGCCGGTCTTTCTGCGGGCCGGTCAGGTGATGCGCTTGGGGATCGACGGGCTGGGGCGGCAATGCCAGCGGGTCACCGGCTGA
- a CDS encoding bactofilin family protein codes for MFSKTRVTETRPTPTAAPAGQDTAPAAAPERGQDGPAAPAAAAAPRARVAPSVLSSDLTVTGNIKTQGDIQIEGTVEGDIRAHQLTIGESATIKGEIVGDDIIVNGRVIGRVRGLKVRLTASARVEGDIIHKTIAIESGAHFEGSVQRQEDPLNNGGTKKLAPPAAE; via the coding sequence ATGTTCAGTAAGACCCGCGTGACCGAAACCCGCCCGACGCCGACCGCCGCCCCCGCAGGCCAGGACACGGCCCCCGCCGCCGCGCCCGAACGCGGCCAGGACGGCCCCGCCGCGCCCGCCGCCGCCGCGGCACCCCGCGCCCGCGTGGCGCCGTCGGTCCTGTCATCGGACCTGACGGTGACGGGCAACATCAAGACCCAGGGCGACATCCAGATCGAGGGCACGGTCGAGGGCGACATCCGCGCCCATCAGCTGACCATCGGCGAATCCGCGACCATCAAGGGCGAGATCGTCGGCGACGACATCATCGTCAACGGCCGCGTCATCGGCCGCGTGCGCGGGCTGAAGGTGCGCCTGACCGCCTCGGCCCGGGTCGAGGGCGACATCATCCACAAGACCATCGCGATCGAATCCGGCGCCCATTTCGAAGGCTCGGTCCAGCGCCAGGAGGATCCGCTGAACAATGGCGGGACCAAGAAGCTGGCCCCCCCGGCCGCCGAATAA
- a CDS encoding DUF5930 domain-containing protein, producing MMDRLNASLAKWLPEQRLFLRSDDSARYIRLRPVTQLAGISGITLVFGWTLVASSFLVIDAISTGQSRDSIQQGNIAFEERLTQLQAERDARAAEALAAQARFNAALDQVSSMQSQLMASEERRREVEKGLSTVQATLRDSAAERLTVTADAADADAQTPDRSAEFSVALDILSGELRQAADQRHSAVEEAEAARLAAQELTAERDQILARNDEILSQLESAVTVSVAPLDQVFRNVGMNPDDVLRTIRRGYSGQGGPLTPMAYSSRGNAALTDTEEKARQIIVTLDQMNTYRIAMEKLPLAMPVTANFRFTSGFGRRWGRMHEGIDMAGPVGTPIYATGDGVVTYAGRMGAYGNLIKIRHELGTETRYAHLHRIGVKVGQRVSQGERIGDMGNTGRSTGPHLHYEVRMNGRAVDPMSFIKAAENVQ from the coding sequence ATGATGGATCGATTGAACGCGTCGCTTGCAAAGTGGCTTCCCGAGCAGCGGCTTTTCCTTCGCTCCGATGACAGCGCCCGCTATATCCGCCTGCGTCCCGTGACGCAGCTGGCGGGGATCAGCGGGATCACCCTGGTCTTTGGCTGGACGCTGGTCGCCAGCTCGTTCCTGGTGATCGACGCGATCAGCACCGGCCAGTCGCGCGACAGCATCCAGCAGGGCAACATCGCCTTCGAGGAACGCCTGACCCAGCTGCAGGCCGAACGCGATGCGCGCGCCGCCGAGGCGCTGGCGGCCCAGGCCCGCTTCAATGCCGCGCTGGACCAGGTCTCGTCCATGCAGAGCCAGCTGATGGCATCCGAGGAACGCCGCCGCGAGGTCGAGAAGGGCCTGTCCACCGTTCAGGCCACCCTGCGCGACAGCGCCGCCGAACGCCTGACGGTCACCGCCGATGCGGCCGATGCCGACGCCCAGACCCCCGATCGCAGCGCCGAATTCTCGGTCGCGCTGGACATCCTGTCGGGCGAGCTGCGCCAGGCCGCCGACCAGCGCCACAGCGCCGTCGAGGAGGCCGAGGCCGCCCGCCTGGCCGCCCAGGAACTGACCGCCGAGCGCGACCAGATCCTGGCCCGCAACGACGAGATCCTGTCCCAGCTGGAAAGCGCCGTCACCGTCTCGGTCGCGCCGCTGGACCAGGTCTTCCGCAATGTCGGCATGAATCCCGACGACGTGCTGCGCACGATCCGCCGCGGCTATTCGGGCCAGGGCGGTCCGCTGACGCCGATGGCCTATTCCTCGCGCGGCAATGCCGCCCTGACCGACACCGAGGAGAAGGCCCGTCAGATCATCGTGACGCTGGACCAGATGAACACCTATCGCATCGCCATGGAGAAGCTGCCGCTGGCGATGCCGGTCACCGCGAATTTCCGCTTCACCTCGGGCTTCGGCCGCCGGTGGGGGCGCATGCATGAAGGCATCGACATGGCCGGCCCGGTGGGCACGCCGATCTATGCCACGGGCGACGGCGTGGTGACCTATGCCGGCCGGATGGGCGCCTATGGCAACCTGATCAAGATCCGCCACGAGCTGGGGACCGAGACCCGCTATGCCCACCTGCACCGCATCGGGGTGAAAGTCGGCCAAAGGGTGTCGCAAGGCGAGCGGATCGGTGATATGGGGAATACCGGACGCTCGACCGGGCCGCATCTGCATTACGAGGTGCGCATGAACGGTCGCGCCGTGGACCCGATGAGCTTCATCAAGGCAGCAGAAAATGTTCAGTAA
- a CDS encoding helix-turn-helix domain-containing protein: MATQKIYAGSALRETRARAALTQRRFSEKLGVSLPYLSQMENNHRPISAGVLLRLAQEFGVDLTTLAAGDAERMVIDMQEALADPLFDSAPPLADLRLAATNAPVLARAFLDLYRAHREGQERLAALDEAIGAAGQNSLTTPWEEVRDFFHYCDNYIDAVDRAAERFACPDGPRQDLWALAVAALAAKGIRVQLTELPANSVFRRDRDRLLVNAAAEAPTRLFQILHLVALERQSDLLEATLDLARFRSPTARQIARLGMANYFAGAAMMPYRAFLAAAQTERHDLERLSHLFGASLEQVAHRLSTMQRPGAKGVPFFFVRVDQAGTITKRHSATRLQFARFGGACPLWNVHQAFEQPGRFLRQLAETPDGVRYLLLARDVSKHAGAFNAPVRRFAIGLGVEVAHAAALVYADGLDVTKPRAYQPIGISCRICPRPDCHQRSVPPIDRPLRIPQDRDGPLPYEIT, encoded by the coding sequence ATGGCCACGCAGAAGATCTATGCCGGCAGCGCGCTCCGCGAGACCCGCGCCCGCGCCGCCCTGACCCAACGCCGCTTTTCCGAAAAGCTGGGCGTCTCCCTGCCCTATCTGTCCCAGATGGAGAACAACCACCGCCCCATCAGCGCGGGCGTCCTGCTGCGGCTGGCGCAGGAATTCGGCGTGGACCTGACCACCCTGGCCGCGGGCGATGCCGAACGCATGGTCATCGACATGCAGGAGGCCTTGGCCGACCCGCTCTTCGACAGCGCGCCGCCCTTGGCCGATCTGCGCCTGGCCGCGACCAACGCCCCCGTCCTGGCCCGCGCCTTCCTCGACCTCTACCGCGCCCATCGCGAGGGGCAGGAGCGCTTGGCCGCCCTGGACGAGGCCATCGGCGCCGCCGGCCAGAACAGCCTGACCACCCCTTGGGAGGAGGTGCGCGACTTCTTCCATTACTGCGACAACTACATCGACGCCGTGGACCGGGCGGCGGAACGCTTCGCCTGTCCCGACGGGCCGCGCCAGGACCTCTGGGCGCTGGCGGTCGCGGCCTTGGCCGCCAAGGGCATCCGCGTCCAGCTGACCGAGCTGCCCGCCAATTCCGTCTTTCGCCGCGACCGCGACCGGCTGCTGGTCAATGCCGCCGCCGAGGCGCCCACGCGGCTGTTCCAGATCCTTCATCTGGTCGCGCTGGAACGCCAATCCGATCTGCTGGAGGCGACGCTGGACCTGGCGCGGTTCCGCAGCCCCACGGCGCGCCAGATCGCGCGGCTCGGCATGGCGAACTATTTCGCGGGGGCGGCGATGATGCCCTATCGCGCCTTCCTGGCCGCCGCCCAGACCGAACGCCACGACCTGGAGCGGCTGTCCCACCTGTTCGGCGCCTCGCTGGAACAGGTGGCCCACCGGCTGTCCACGATGCAGCGGCCGGGCGCCAAGGGGGTGCCGTTCTTCTTCGTCCGGGTCGATCAGGCGGGCACGATCACCAAGCGCCACTCCGCCACCCGGCTGCAATTCGCGCGCTTCGGCGGAGCCTGCCCGCTGTGGAACGTGCATCAGGCCTTCGAACAGCCCGGCCGATTCCTGCGCCAGCTGGCCGAGACGCCGGACGGGGTGCGCTATCTGCTGCTGGCGCGCGACGTGTCGAAACATGCGGGCGCCTTCAACGCGCCCGTCCGCCGCTTCGCCATCGGCCTGGGGGTCGAGGTCGCCCATGCCGCGGCCCTGGTCTATGCCGACGGGCTGGACGTGACCAAGCCGCGCGCCTATCAGCCGATCGGGATTTCCTGCCGGATCTGCCCGCGCCCGGATTGCCACCAGCGATCCGTGCCGCCCATCGACCGGCCCCTGCGCATCCCGCAGGATCGTGATGGCCCGCTGCCCTATGAAATCACTTGA
- a CDS encoding multidrug effflux MFS transporter translates to MRTAPHLLTLVALSGVSALSMNVFLPSLPGMARDFDVDYGVMQLSVSAYIGASAVLQLLGGPLSDRFGRRPIVLWGLAGFLLATIGTLLATTATTFLIFRLLQSVITVCMLVPRAVIRDLYDGDRAASMLGYVTMGMAVVPMMAPVFGGVLDELFGWQANFAVMGLLGIAVLILAFRDMGETVRGGGMSLRTQMVNYPILARSHRFWGYCLAATLSSGAFFAYLGGAPFVGDQVFGLTPAQVGYWFAAPSIGYILGNFASARLSQGLGLNRMILIGAVICLAALGVALAVDLLGRTRPAIFFGAIALMGLGNGMVLPNANAGMMSVRPELAGTASGLGGALAVAGGAALSALAGALLQPGSGATPLLAIMAGSAFGSLLAIGWVYRRQARLDPA, encoded by the coding sequence ATGCGCACCGCTCCGCACCTGCTGACCCTCGTCGCCCTGTCCGGCGTCTCGGCCTTGTCGATGAACGTCTTTTTGCCCTCGCTGCCCGGCATGGCGCGGGATTTCGACGTGGATTACGGGGTGATGCAGCTCTCCGTTTCGGCCTATATCGGGGCCAGCGCTGTGCTCCAGCTGCTGGGCGGCCCGCTCAGCGACCGCTTCGGGCGCAGGCCCATCGTCCTCTGGGGCCTGGCGGGCTTCCTCTTGGCGACGATCGGCACACTTCTGGCCACCACCGCCACGACCTTCCTGATCTTCCGCCTGCTGCAATCGGTGATCACCGTCTGCATGCTGGTCCCGCGCGCGGTGATCCGCGATCTCTATGACGGCGACCGGGCGGCCTCGATGCTGGGCTATGTCACCATGGGCATGGCGGTGGTGCCGATGATGGCGCCTGTCTTTGGCGGCGTTCTGGACGAACTGTTCGGCTGGCAGGCCAATTTCGCGGTCATGGGCCTGCTGGGCATCGCCGTCCTGATCCTGGCCTTCCGCGACATGGGCGAGACCGTCCGCGGCGGCGGGATGAGCCTGCGCACCCAGATGGTGAACTATCCCATCCTGGCGCGGTCCCACAGGTTCTGGGGCTATTGCCTGGCCGCGACCCTCTCCTCCGGGGCGTTCTTCGCCTATCTGGGCGGGGCGCCCTTCGTGGGCGACCAGGTCTTCGGCCTGACGCCCGCCCAGGTCGGATACTGGTTCGCCGCCCCCTCGATCGGATACATCCTGGGCAATTTCGCCTCGGCGCGGCTGTCCCAGGGACTGGGGCTGAACCGCATGATCCTGATCGGCGCGGTGATCTGCCTCGCCGCGCTCGGCGTGGCGCTGGCGGTCGACCTGCTGGGCCGGACCCGGCCCGCGATCTTCTTCGGCGCCATCGCCCTGATGGGGCTGGGCAACGGCATGGTCCTGCCCAATGCCAATGCCGGGATGATGAGCGTGCGCCCCGAACTGGCGGGCACCGCATCGGGCCTGGGCGGGGCCTTGGCCGTCGCGGGGGGTGCCGCGCTGTCGGCCTTGGCCGGGGCGCTGCTGCAGCCGGGCAGCGGTGCGACCCCGCTGCTGGCGATCATGGCCGGATCGGCCTTCGGATCGCTGCTGGCCATAGGCTGGGTCTATCGCAGGCAGGCCCGGCTGGACCCCGCCTGA
- a CDS encoding DMT family protein has product MTLPIPVATIGLLLLLSNVFMTVAWYGHLKFKTAPLVTVIFISWGIAFFEYLAQVPANRIGHGHFSAAQLKTIQEVISLSVFAIFSWVYLDEKLGWQHGVGFSLICLGAWFIFHDFS; this is encoded by the coding sequence ATGACCCTGCCGATCCCGGTCGCCACGATCGGCCTGCTGCTGCTGCTGTCGAACGTCTTCATGACGGTCGCGTGGTACGGCCACCTGAAGTTCAAGACCGCGCCGCTGGTGACGGTGATCTTCATCAGCTGGGGCATCGCCTTCTTCGAATATCTGGCGCAGGTGCCCGCCAACCGCATCGGCCACGGTCATTTCAGCGCCGCCCAGCTCAAGACCATCCAGGAGGTCATCAGCCTCTCGGTCTTCGCGATCTTCTCCTGGGTCTATCTGGACGAAAAGCTGGGCTGGCAGCATGGCGTCGGCTTCTCGCTGATCTGCCTCGGCGCCTGGTTCATCTTCCACGACTTCAGCTGA
- a CDS encoding replicative DNA helicase, which translates to MTGLRVITPGQTEGQDDKQAVPYSLEAEQQLLGALLTNNDVFDRVSQIIKSDHFYHPVHARIFDICAERIRRNALASPVTIKAFLENDEGLKELGGPAYLARMAAAAISAYAARDYAQMIREFALRRELMQLGQDIAARAQSVEVGDDAEEQIKAAEQTLYKLGEAGTAERGFQSFLKAVTGAVQVANAAYQRDGKLSGISTGLIDLDAKMGGLNNSDLIILAGRPSMGKTSLATNIAFNIAKAHKLGEKPDGTQGAIEGGVVGFFSLEMSAEQLAARILSEAAEVPSERIRSGNMDEGEFRRFVEAAHALQNCPLFIDDTPALPINQLAARARKLKRTHGLDVLMVDYLQLLKAATAKDSRVNEVSEITQGLKAIAKELNIPVIALSQLSRQVENREDKRPQLSDLRESGSIEQDADIVMFVFREEYYKEREKPSDSDLDAMAKWQQVMEAVHGKAEVILGKQRHGPIGTVELAFEGQFTRFGNLARDRQSQWD; encoded by the coding sequence ATGACCGGCTTGCGCGTGATCACCCCCGGACAGACCGAAGGCCAGGACGACAAGCAGGCCGTCCCCTATTCGCTGGAGGCCGAACAGCAGCTGCTGGGCGCGCTGCTGACGAATAACGACGTCTTCGACCGGGTCAGCCAGATCATCAAGTCGGACCATTTCTACCACCCGGTCCATGCCCGCATCTTCGACATCTGCGCCGAACGCATCCGCAGGAACGCGCTGGCCAGCCCGGTCACGATCAAGGCATTCCTTGAGAATGACGAGGGGCTGAAGGAACTGGGCGGCCCCGCCTATCTGGCCCGCATGGCCGCGGCGGCGATCAGCGCCTATGCCGCGCGCGACTATGCCCAGATGATCCGCGAATTCGCCCTGCGGCGCGAGCTGATGCAGCTGGGCCAGGACATCGCCGCCCGCGCCCAGTCCGTGGAGGTCGGCGACGATGCCGAGGAGCAGATCAAGGCCGCCGAACAGACGCTCTACAAGCTGGGCGAGGCCGGCACCGCCGAACGCGGATTCCAGAGCTTCCTCAAGGCGGTGACCGGCGCCGTGCAGGTCGCCAATGCCGCCTATCAGCGCGACGGCAAGCTGTCGGGGATCTCGACCGGGCTGATCGACCTGGATGCCAAGATGGGGGGTCTGAACAATTCGGACCTGATCATCCTGGCCGGGCGCCCGTCGATGGGCAAGACCTCGCTGGCCACAAACATCGCCTTCAACATCGCCAAGGCCCATAAGCTGGGCGAAAAGCCCGACGGCACCCAAGGCGCGATCGAAGGCGGCGTCGTGGGCTTCTTCAGCCTCGAGATGTCCGCCGAACAGCTGGCCGCGCGCATCCTGTCCGAGGCCGCCGAGGTGCCCTCGGAACGCATCCGCTCGGGCAACATGGACGAGGGCGAGTTCCGCCGCTTCGTCGAGGCGGCGCATGCGCTGCAGAACTGCCCGCTCTTCATCGACGACACGCCCGCTTTGCCGATCAACCAGCTGGCCGCCCGGGCGCGGAAACTCAAGCGGACCCACGGTCTGGACGTGCTGATGGTCGACTACCTGCAGCTTTTGAAGGCCGCGACCGCCAAGGACAGCCGCGTGAACGAGGTCTCCGAGATCACCCAAGGCCTCAAGGCCATCGCCAAGGAGCTGAACATCCCCGTCATCGCCCTGTCGCAGCTGTCGCGCCAGGTCGAGAACCGCGAGGACAAGCGCCCCCAGCTGTCCGACCTGCGCGAATCCGGCTCGATCGAACAGGACGCCGACATCGTGATGTTCGTCTTCCGCGAGGAATATTACAAGGAACGCGAAAAGCCCTCGGACAGCGACCTGGACGCCATGGCCAAATGGCAGCAGGTGATGGAGGCCGTCCACGGCAAGGCCGAGGTGATCCTCGGCAAGCAGCGCCACGGCCCCATCGGCACGGTCGAACTGGCCTTCGAGGGCCAGTTCACCCGCTTCGGCAACCTTGCCCGCGACCGTCAGAGCCAGTGGGACTGA
- a CDS encoding orotate phosphoribosyltransferase has product MSLTFPAREEIARLTARMLLEIKAVDFNAAQPFTYASGLKGPTYVDCRRIISFPRVRSTLMDFMAATVMRDAGFEAFDNVAGGETAGIPFGALVAERLGLPMTYVRKKPKGYGRNARIEGVMTEGSRVLLVEDLTTDGGSKLSFVDAIRETGASCAHTAVIFYYGIFPETTQRLADHGVQLHHLCTWWDVLAEARAQGAFDEATLTEVEAFLTDPRAWQAANG; this is encoded by the coding sequence ATGAGCCTGACCTTCCCCGCCCGCGAGGAGATCGCCCGCCTGACCGCCCGGATGCTGTTGGAGATCAAGGCCGTCGATTTCAACGCGGCCCAGCCCTTCACCTATGCCTCGGGTCTCAAGGGCCCGACCTATGTCGATTGCCGCCGCATTATCAGCTTTCCGCGCGTCCGCAGCACGCTGATGGATTTCATGGCCGCGACCGTCATGCGCGATGCGGGCTTCGAAGCCTTCGACAACGTGGCGGGCGGTGAAACCGCAGGCATCCCCTTCGGCGCGCTGGTGGCCGAGCGTCTCGGCCTGCCGATGACCTATGTGCGGAAAAAGCCGAAAGGTTACGGCCGCAACGCGCGGATCGAGGGCGTGATGACCGAAGGGAGCCGCGTCCTGCTGGTCGAGGATCTGACCACCGATGGCGGCAGCAAGCTGTCCTTCGTCGACGCAATCCGCGAGACGGGGGCGAGTTGCGCCCATACGGCGGTGATCTTCTATTACGGCATCTTCCCCGAGACCACGCAGCGCCTGGCCGATCACGGCGTCCAGCTGCATCACCTCTGCACCTGGTGGGACGTTCTGGCCGAGGCCCGCGCCCAAGGCGCCTTCGACGAGGCGACCCTGACCGAGGTCGAGGCCTTCCTGACCGATCCGCGCGCCTGGCAGGCGGCAAACGGCTGA